A single window of Calditrichota bacterium DNA harbors:
- a CDS encoding dihydrodipicolinate synthase family protein: MIDSERVRGVVVPLVTPITEDEKVDEDALLKLMNHVQEAGVHGIFVNSTTGEGIALENSERNRALDIVAKIRKKELLIFSGISDTSTRRTLQNLAQVEEKGADVAVLHPPFYYPANNQEELYRYYKTVAKSAQIPLMIYNIPSMTKSNVHIETVSRLMEIDNIIGIKDSSVDYLFLLKLVRLKEKRPDFKIFIGKSHFWTAGILSGADGALDGISNLIPGLCVKLYDTIQFGNPKEAFALQRKIDDIWEIYNCGSFLSGIKTALKYMGIGNGRVTEPIQEISDEEKKKIYTILIENGVITAH, translated from the coding sequence ATGATTGATTCGGAACGTGTGCGAGGCGTGGTTGTACCCTTGGTTACGCCCATTACTGAAGATGAAAAGGTCGATGAAGATGCGTTGCTCAAACTTATGAATCACGTGCAGGAAGCCGGAGTTCATGGTATTTTTGTAAACAGCACCACAGGCGAGGGGATCGCTCTGGAGAATTCCGAGCGCAACCGGGCTCTGGACATTGTGGCAAAAATCAGAAAGAAGGAATTATTGATCTTTTCAGGCATTAGTGATACGTCAACGCGGCGGACCCTGCAAAATCTGGCGCAGGTCGAAGAAAAGGGCGCGGATGTTGCCGTGCTGCATCCCCCGTTTTATTACCCGGCCAATAATCAGGAGGAACTGTATCGCTATTACAAAACGGTGGCAAAAAGTGCCCAAATTCCCTTGATGATTTACAATATTCCCTCCATGACCAAGTCAAATGTGCATATTGAAACAGTTTCCAGACTCATGGAAATCGACAATATTATTGGAATTAAAGACAGCTCTGTGGATTATTTGTTTCTGTTGAAACTGGTTCGGTTAAAGGAAAAGCGGCCCGACTTTAAAATATTTATCGGGAAGTCCCATTTCTGGACAGCCGGCATTTTATCCGGGGCCGACGGAGCCCTGGACGGAATTTCCAATCTCATCCCGGGTCTGTGTGTAAAACTCTACGATACCATTCAATTTGGGAATCCGAAAGAAGCCTTTGCACTTCAGCGAAAAATTGACGACATCTGGGAAATCTACAATTGTGGTTCATTCCTGAGCGGAATCAAAACGGCACTAAAATATATGGGAATCGGGAACGGCCGGGTGACTGAGCCCATTCAGGAAATCTCTGATGAGGAAAAGAAAAAGATCTACACCATCTTGATAGAGAATGGCGTAATAACGGCTCATTGA